Proteins encoded by one window of Anaerosalibacter sp. Marseille-P3206:
- a CDS encoding phage tail fiber protein → MNHMSVYLKNKVLNENLQNVYVGLFNEDVEVSKASYKRQPSVFVSATEGQTSNNADILFPIAAESWGPITHIGIYDSLNGGNLLFKSPAEFVKTIDVSSQYKIPKNYLIVRLR, encoded by the coding sequence ATGAATCATATGTCAGTTTATTTAAAGAATAAAGTTTTAAACGAGAACCTACAAAATGTATATGTAGGTCTTTTTAATGAAGATGTAGAAGTATCTAAGGCTAGTTATAAAAGACAACCTAGTGTTTTTGTATCGGCTACAGAAGGACAAACTTCGAATAATGCAGATATATTATTTCCGATAGCAGCAGAAAGTTGGGGACCTATTACTCATATAGGAATTTATGATAGTTTGAATGGTGGAAACCTACTCTTTAAATCTCCAGCAGAATTTGTAAAGACAATAGATGTTTCAAGTCAATACAAGATACCTAAGAATTATCTAATAGTAAGGTTAAGGTGA
- a CDS encoding ABC transporter ATP-binding protein produces the protein MSSLVEIKDLSKSYFNKKALRNLNLNIEDGRVVGILGPNGSGKTTLIKILTGLLRQSSGEVRVDGKKIGVETKAIVSYLLDRNFLYKWMTIEDAFKFYGDFYSDFDEKRGEELLKFMKLERNMKINSLSKGMTEKLNLTLVLARKAKLYILDEPIAGVDPVARDKILDAIISNYNQDSSMIITTHLVRDMENVFDDVVFLREGEVILQGNAESLREEKCMSIDELYKEVFEE, from the coding sequence ATGAGTAGCTTAGTTGAAATAAAAGATTTATCAAAGAGTTATTTTAATAAAAAAGCTCTTAGAAATCTAAACTTAAATATTGAAGATGGTAGGGTAGTAGGAATACTTGGCCCTAATGGTAGTGGGAAAACTACTCTCATAAAGATACTTACTGGACTTTTAAGACAATCAAGTGGAGAAGTACGAGTTGATGGGAAAAAAATAGGTGTAGAAACAAAAGCAATAGTATCCTATCTACTAGATAGAAACTTCTTATACAAATGGATGACTATAGAAGATGCTTTTAAATTTTATGGTGATTTTTATTCTGACTTCGATGAGAAGAGGGGAGAAGAACTACTTAAATTTATGAAGCTTGAAAGGAATATGAAAATTAATTCTCTATCAAAAGGTATGACAGAGAAACTAAATTTAACATTAGTATTAGCAAGAAAAGCAAAGCTTTATATATTAGATGAGCCAATTGCAGGAGTTGACCCAGTAGCAAGAGATAAGATACTAGATGCAATAATTTCAAACTATAACCAAGATAGTTCTATGATTATAACTACACATTTGGTTAGAGATATGGAAAATGTATTTGATGATGTAGTATTTTTAAGAGAAGGAGAAGTAATATTACAAGGAAATGCAGAGAGTTTAAGAGAAGAAAAATGTATGAGTATAGATGAATTATACAAAGAAGTATTTGAAGAATAG
- a CDS encoding aspartyl-phosphate phosphatase Spo0E family protein, with amino-acid sequence MSEIDELIKDIDKLKENLNELIERKDFNLQDPEIIKASQELNQVITKYNNLIAKKL; translated from the coding sequence TTGTCTGAAATAGATGAATTGATTAAAGACATAGACAAGTTAAAGGAAAATTTAAATGAGTTAATTGAAAGAAAGGATTTTAATTTGCAAGATCCTGAAATAATTAAAGCTAGTCAAGAGCTTAATCAGGTTATTACCAAATATAACAATTTAATTGCAAAAAAATTATAA
- a CDS encoding baseplate J/gp47 family protein, producing MESIKEIHNRMLKNISDEYDKTEGSFFYDSTKPAAIEFALMYMELEEVANKLDVENLFDEELERFVYQRTGIKRKQATRSTTIVVISGAEGSGIKKGDLVGTDTVNFIVQEDIIIDESGQARVFVVCEEYGFVGNVPANSINKFPVSIPGLIDVYNPEPVTNGYNSETDDELRKRYYDKLQRPAKAGNKYHYEQWAKEVVGVGGVRVVPRWNGPLTVKVVIIDSNGQPASKDLIGNVFNHIESERPFGANVTVVSATPVTINISVTLVLVEGYEELRVKENISKNISEYLKSIAFKTDYVSYAQIGSIILDTDGVLDYSDLLINSGISNIPILNEEVAIMGVINQ from the coding sequence TTGGAAAGTATAAAAGAAATACACAATAGAATGTTGAAAAATATAAGTGATGAATATGACAAGACCGAGGGGTCTTTTTTTTATGATTCTACTAAGCCAGCAGCAATTGAATTTGCTTTAATGTATATGGAATTGGAGGAAGTAGCCAACAAGCTAGATGTAGAAAACTTATTTGATGAAGAATTAGAAAGGTTTGTATATCAACGTACAGGAATAAAGAGAAAACAGGCTACAAGATCCACAACTATAGTAGTAATATCAGGGGCTGAAGGATCTGGTATAAAAAAGGGTGATTTGGTTGGTACTGATACTGTAAACTTTATTGTCCAGGAAGATATTATAATAGACGAATCTGGCCAAGCAAGAGTATTTGTAGTATGTGAAGAATATGGATTTGTGGGAAATGTACCAGCTAATAGTATAAATAAATTCCCAGTATCAATACCTGGACTAATTGATGTCTATAATCCAGAGCCTGTTACCAATGGCTATAATTCTGAAACTGATGATGAACTAAGGAAAAGATATTATGATAAACTTCAAAGACCAGCCAAAGCAGGTAATAAATATCATTATGAACAATGGGCTAAGGAGGTTGTAGGGGTCGGTGGTGTTAGAGTAGTACCAAGATGGAATGGCCCTCTAACTGTAAAAGTAGTAATAATTGATTCCAACGGCCAACCAGCAAGTAAAGATTTAATTGGCAATGTATTTAATCATATTGAGAGCGAAAGGCCATTCGGTGCTAATGTAACAGTTGTAAGTGCTACGCCGGTAACGATAAATATATCGGTTACTTTGGTATTAGTGGAAGGTTATGAGGAACTACGGGTAAAAGAAAATATATCTAAAAACATATCAGAATACCTAAAATCCATAGCATTTAAGACTGATTACGTATCTTATGCACAGATAGGAAGTATTATTTTAGATACAGATGGTGTGCTGGATTATTCAGATTTGCTAATTAACAGTGGTATATCAAATATACCTATTTTAAATGAAGAAGTAGCTATAATGGGGGTGATTAATCAATGA
- a CDS encoding XkdQ/YqbQ family protein, translated as MNNYTINLIKDNGGNKNITNISSGLSWKDSIDTLGMELNFTTGRSTIDRYMKGYDLVEIGDKIILLNNSKELFRGIIVDLGIDKYSKAITAFDYAFYLNQSRTIIQFNKVKADDAIKQLCNKFNVPIGNITSIPTTITKIYKDDTVADIIRDILKQATDALRIKYRLEMKAGKLYIEKYTDLVIKPKFKPAPNIAPFNPLKAIGSISKTESIADMRNSILISSSNEKSSRVVATAKDDKNIAKFGLLQDVESVDDKNIAQAKVIAQNKLKELNKVNEDISITILGDDNVRAGRILEIDNDTFKLKGQYLVKDCIHAYHNRIHTMDLTLEKVI; from the coding sequence ATGAATAATTACACTATAAATTTAATAAAAGATAATGGTGGCAATAAAAATATAACTAATATAAGTAGTGGCTTAAGCTGGAAAGATAGCATAGATACTTTAGGAATGGAATTAAACTTTACTACTGGAAGAAGTACAATTGATAGATATATGAAAGGTTATGATTTGGTTGAGATAGGGGATAAAATAATACTACTTAACAATAGCAAAGAACTGTTTAGAGGAATTATAGTAGATTTAGGAATCGATAAATATTCTAAAGCTATTACAGCGTTTGACTATGCCTTTTACTTAAATCAATCCAGGACCATAATTCAATTTAACAAAGTAAAAGCAGATGATGCTATAAAACAATTATGCAATAAATTTAATGTACCTATAGGTAATATAACATCTATACCTACAACTATTACTAAAATATATAAAGATGATACTGTAGCAGATATAATTAGAGATATATTGAAACAAGCCACAGATGCCCTAAGAATAAAATATAGGTTAGAGATGAAGGCTGGAAAATTATATATAGAAAAATATACAGATTTAGTTATAAAGCCAAAGTTTAAACCTGCTCCTAATATAGCTCCTTTTAATCCTTTAAAAGCAATAGGAAGTATAAGTAAAACTGAATCGATAGCAGATATGAGAAATAGTATATTAATAAGCTCTAGTAATGAAAAAAGTAGTAGAGTGGTTGCTACTGCTAAAGACGATAAAAACATAGCTAAGTTTGGACTCTTGCAAGATGTTGAAAGCGTAGATGATAAGAATATAGCACAGGCTAAGGTAATTGCTCAAAACAAACTTAAAGAATTAAATAAAGTAAATGAGGACATATCAATAACCATACTGGGTGATGATAATGTAAGAGCAGGCAGAATACTAGAAATAGACAATGATACGTTTAAGCTAAAAGGACAATATCTAGTTAAAGATTGTATCCATGCCTATCATAATAGAATTCATACTATGGATTTAACTTTAGAGAAGGTGATATAG
- a CDS encoding phage holin, LLH family: MNIDIIVKVLIPILGAILTYLIVPFVKSKTTKQQRDNIYFWVQVAVGAAEQIYAGKGQGKLKKEYVITFLQSKGINITIQELDVLVEAAVKELNLVQRKIE; the protein is encoded by the coding sequence ATGAATATTGATATAATTGTAAAAGTATTAATACCGATTTTAGGTGCTATCTTAACATATTTGATAGTGCCTTTTGTTAAGTCTAAAACTACTAAACAGCAGAGAGACAATATCTATTTTTGGGTACAAGTTGCAGTAGGAGCAGCAGAGCAAATATACGCAGGAAAAGGGCAGGGCAAACTAAAGAAAGAATATGTAATAACTTTCCTACAATCTAAGGGAATAAATATAACCATACAAGAATTGGATGTACTTGTAGAAGCAGCAGTAAAGGAATTAAATTTAGTGCAAAGGAAAATCGAATAG
- a CDS encoding helix-turn-helix domain-containing protein encodes MNIKEVAEKELKEMGYGKNEKALFYLGCMVRKVDKKQCALKGHSSFANRIFNKYEFEANIKRLYTGTIEKVVEYNIESEVEWAMKGFVENYTEEIEKMKNEEKQFYLISGSAFAGVAQVDEVMTFKEASEKWNVSTSNLRNNVRNGRFEDDEVRKSGEVWLVAESAMKRLYGKKEEE; translated from the coding sequence ATGAATATTAAGGAAGTGGCAGAAAAAGAATTAAAAGAAATGGGATATGGGAAAAATGAAAAAGCCCTTTTCTATCTTGGATGTATGGTTAGAAAAGTAGATAAAAAGCAATGTGCACTAAAAGGTCATTCGAGTTTTGCAAATAGAATTTTCAATAAGTATGAATTTGAAGCAAACATCAAAAGGCTGTACACAGGCACTATTGAAAAAGTAGTAGAGTATAACATTGAAAGCGAAGTTGAATGGGCTATGAAGGGGTTTGTTGAAAATTATACAGAAGAAATTGAAAAAATGAAAAATGAAGAAAAACAGTTCTATCTTATATCTGGTTCAGCTTTTGCAGGGGTAGCCCAAGTAGATGAAGTTATGACATTTAAAGAAGCGAGTGAGAAATGGAACGTTAGCACTTCGAATCTAAGAAACAATGTTAGAAATGGAAGATTTGAAGATGATGAAGTTAGAAAATCCGGTGAAGTTTGGCTTGTGGCAGAAAGTGCAATGAAAAGATTATATGGAAAAAAAGAGGAGGAATAA
- a CDS encoding DUF2634 domain-containing protein — MFPTLNLDNIVKELQVEEKKNQGKTFLYDFKKGDFAIRGGRLVEVEGKEAVRVWIEKILRTEKFKFEVYKEDEGIDEYGISIKDLIQGKKVPQFFLQSELRREIEQALKKHSEIDRIEDFRTEQELATLKIYFTVILKNGETFNQEVKF; from the coding sequence ATGTTTCCTACACTAAATTTAGATAATATCGTAAAGGAATTACAAGTCGAAGAAAAGAAAAATCAAGGAAAAACCTTCCTGTATGATTTTAAAAAAGGTGATTTTGCAATAAGAGGTGGCAGACTTGTAGAAGTAGAAGGCAAAGAAGCCGTAAGGGTTTGGATAGAAAAAATACTAAGAACAGAGAAATTTAAGTTTGAAGTATATAAAGAGGATGAAGGAATTGATGAATATGGTATTAGTATTAAAGATTTAATCCAAGGCAAAAAAGTCCCTCAATTCTTTCTACAATCTGAGCTAAGAAGGGAAATAGAACAGGCCTTAAAAAAACATAGCGAAATAGATAGAATAGAAGATTTTAGAACAGAACAAGAATTAGCAACATTAAAAATATATTTCACAGTAATATTAAAGAATGGCGAAACCTTCAATCAGGAGGTGAAATTTTAA
- a CDS encoding hemolysin XhlA family protein: protein MEENICREKHKRIDERLDVHDTRLNNHSERIDKLEQYQSKTETQIANLCEQIKNLVTTMRWFIGLIVGSMVGFFIWYVQTLGR, encoded by the coding sequence ATGGAAGAGAACATTTGCAGAGAAAAGCATAAGAGAATTGACGAAAGGCTAGATGTACACGATACTAGATTGAATAATCACTCAGAACGTATAGACAAATTAGAACAGTATCAGAGCAAAACAGAAACTCAAATAGCGAATCTATGTGAGCAGATAAAGAACCTAGTGACTACAATGAGGTGGTTTATTGGCCTTATCGTAGGTAGTATGGTTGGGTTTTTCATTTGGTATGTACAAACTTTGGGGAGGTGA
- a CDS encoding GntR family transcriptional regulator codes for MEFDDKLPIYTQIMNYLKKKMVSGDISGGDKLPSVRELSTELKVNPNTVQRSYQELEREGLVYTQRGMGTFATEDKKNIVELKKLMAVEIINVFVEEMRSLGFDDGEIIEIISDKINKEG; via the coding sequence GTGGAATTTGATGATAAACTTCCTATATATACACAGATTATGAATTACTTAAAGAAAAAGATGGTTTCAGGAGATATAAGTGGGGGTGATAAATTGCCATCTGTAAGAGAGTTGTCAACAGAATTAAAGGTAAATCCAAATACAGTCCAAAGATCCTATCAGGAGTTGGAGAGAGAGGGGTTAGTATATACTCAAAGGGGTATGGGTACATTTGCTACAGAAGATAAAAAAAATATTGTGGAATTGAAAAAACTCATGGCAGTTGAGATTATAAATGTTTTTGTTGAAGAAATGAGATCTTTAGGATTTGATGATGGTGAAATAATTGAAATTATATCAGATAAGATTAATAAGGAGGGTTAA
- a CDS encoding DUF2577 family protein: protein MWDVGLAQMFKERDNKSNIGPCIGKVVGINPLKVSILDGQVILYGDQLIKCSHVVNLIMSEEVLIIPAENEQVFFIAGKVGD from the coding sequence ATGTGGGATGTAGGATTGGCTCAAATGTTTAAGGAAAGGGATAATAAAAGTAATATAGGTCCTTGTATTGGGAAGGTAGTAGGAATTAATCCTTTAAAAGTATCTATATTAGATGGACAAGTAATTTTATATGGAGATCAATTAATAAAGTGTAGTCATGTAGTAAATTTAATTATGAGTGAAGAAGTATTGATCATACCTGCTGAGAATGAGCAGGTATTTTTTATAGCTGGTAAGGTAGGTGATTAG
- a CDS encoding N-acetylmuramoyl-L-alanine amidase: MSNFRILTTEQLLKELDRYKFKQLHIHHTWKPEHKDFKGNNHIAMQQGMYNYHTKTLGWQDIGQHLSLFPDGKWVTGRPFNITPASIKGWNTGALAVEMIGNFDIGHDALGGKQKENILKLVKYFIDKYGEGSIKFHREGPGVAKTCPGTSLNKAKLIQDAKNLGKVNKMANKKEDNTPSTWAKEGWEWAKKEGYLDGKRPKEPITREEMAIVIKRLVDKIG, from the coding sequence ATGAGTAATTTCAGAATACTAACTACAGAACAATTATTGAAAGAGCTAGATAGGTATAAATTTAAACAACTGCATATTCATCACACATGGAAACCTGAACATAAAGATTTTAAAGGCAATAACCATATTGCTATGCAACAAGGAATGTATAATTACCATACTAAAACTTTAGGATGGCAAGATATTGGACAACACTTATCATTATTCCCAGATGGTAAATGGGTAACTGGCAGACCTTTCAATATTACCCCTGCAAGTATTAAGGGGTGGAATACTGGAGCCTTAGCTGTAGAGATGATAGGTAATTTCGATATAGGTCATGATGCATTGGGAGGAAAGCAGAAAGAAAACATATTGAAACTTGTAAAATATTTCATAGATAAATATGGAGAAGGATCTATTAAATTTCACAGAGAGGGGCCAGGAGTAGCAAAAACTTGTCCTGGTACGAGTTTAAATAAGGCTAAACTAATTCAAGATGCTAAAAATTTAGGGAAGGTGAATAAAATGGCGAACAAAAAAGAAGATAACACTCCTAGCACTTGGGCCAAAGAAGGATGGGAATGGGCAAAAAAAGAAGGTTATTTAGATGGGAAAAGGCCTAAGGAGCCGATTACTAGAGAGGAAATGGCTATTGTGATTAAAAGGTTGGTAGATAAAATTGGATAA
- a CDS encoding putative phage tail protein, translating into MEAETEQEVQGVVLEYSKAFNEVITELKGQGVRVEFSPTIVSTTTEMIVNIVVSKRDYKSAMLEYLPWYERKSIIFDSILNAYDKEFRQLEQGLDIVDRNMLLDTAIEKLNIYERDLGIKAIQNLKYDQRREQISSRYIASFDQTTEETIKSVAQAYSNGEVEVNPTDTDGLYEIKFIGSRGVPNNLEGLKQALDIVIPAHLGLTYKYTFTPWEDLKLRTWGDCLPKTWNELRVWEGVI; encoded by the coding sequence ATGGAGGCAGAAACAGAACAAGAAGTCCAAGGTGTGGTATTAGAATATTCTAAGGCCTTTAACGAAGTTATAACTGAACTAAAGGGCCAAGGGGTAAGAGTAGAGTTTTCTCCTACTATAGTTTCTACAACTACAGAAATGATAGTAAATATAGTAGTTAGTAAAAGGGATTATAAATCGGCTATGCTTGAATATCTACCTTGGTATGAAAGAAAATCCATAATATTTGACAGTATCTTAAATGCCTATGACAAGGAATTCAGACAATTAGAGCAAGGTTTGGATATTGTAGATAGAAATATGTTATTGGATACTGCAATAGAAAAGTTAAATATTTATGAAAGAGATTTGGGAATAAAAGCTATTCAAAATCTAAAATATGACCAAAGAAGGGAACAGATTTCCAGTAGGTATATAGCCAGTTTTGACCAAACTACAGAGGAAACTATAAAATCAGTTGCACAGGCATATTCAAATGGTGAAGTAGAGGTAAATCCTACTGATACAGATGGATTATATGAAATTAAGTTTATAGGTTCCAGAGGTGTACCTAATAATTTAGAAGGATTAAAACAAGCCTTAGATATAGTCATTCCAGCTCACTTAGGACTAACGTATAAATATACTTTTACCCCTTGGGAAGATTTGAAATTAAGAACTTGGGGAGATTGTCTACCTAAAACTTGGAATGAATTAAGAGTATGGGAAGGAGTGATTTAA
- a CDS encoding L,D-transpeptidase produces the protein MLRNTLKKIGTIVIIFLLFLNNCYAEDIKNEEVLRDYVSKGFNEKQLEERYALLRFQAENNIIVNPVIEKDTEKALSETEKVILDTIPEEMRKLEWFIVINKTKKILTVYNKGEIYKKYPVALGKSKTPTPDYKFTIINKAKNPRWGGMGGRYRPVKGGASNNPLGKRWLGLSTEKHRGYGIHGNSSPYSIGQYVSHGCIRMINEDVEELYEYIPVKTKVWIGTEEILKEWGIEQYIQYEEIEEVCDSLT, from the coding sequence ATGTTAAGAAATACATTAAAGAAAATAGGAACAATTGTTATTATTTTTTTGTTGTTTTTAAATAATTGTTATGCAGAAGATATTAAAAATGAGGAAGTTTTAAGAGACTATGTAAGTAAAGGATTTAATGAGAAACAGCTAGAGGAAAGGTATGCACTATTAAGATTTCAAGCAGAAAACAATATAATTGTAAATCCAGTTATTGAAAAGGATACAGAAAAGGCATTGTCAGAAACAGAAAAAGTGATTTTAGACACAATACCAGAAGAAATGAGAAAATTGGAATGGTTTATTGTTATTAACAAGACCAAGAAAATATTAACGGTGTATAACAAGGGCGAGATATATAAAAAATATCCAGTAGCTCTTGGAAAATCTAAAACCCCAACTCCAGATTATAAATTCACTATCATAAATAAGGCAAAGAATCCTCGTTGGGGTGGAATGGGTGGCAGATATAGACCTGTAAAAGGTGGAGCATCTAACAATCCATTAGGTAAGCGATGGCTAGGCCTTTCTACTGAAAAACATAGGGGATATGGAATACATGGTAATTCATCTCCTTACTCTATTGGGCAATATGTATCTCATGGTTGTATAAGAATGATAAATGAAGATGTAGAGGAATTATATGAATATATACCTGTAAAAACAAAGGTATGGATTGGAACAGAAGAAATACTCAAAGAATGGGGAATTGAACAGTATATTCAATATGAAGAAATAGAAGAAGTTTGTGACTCATTGACTTGA
- a CDS encoding phage tail tape measure protein, translating to MAKQINTVLSLKDKISQPLVKVSKNVDKVTREMKKSQNQIEKWKNKSVKAMDKVIKKSVKVGAAIGAAVGTIAVKVGFDGMKELDAASAKVKSIAGNSLDLKNIQEDLLKTSNKAGIAVEMLGDTQYSAISAGIKAKDSVMASVQASKLAVAGFTDSNSALSVMASTMNVFGMEGKKAMEDISDKLLVTQNLGVTDVQKLSESLGSVTPIAKSAGLSLDDVLGSVASLTKGGLETSQAMTSLKGMMSNVIKPSKQAQEEAQRLGLDFSVAAIKSKGFANWLEEVKSKTKGNTDSLGKLFGNVNALTGALALTGDGFEEFKEILGEVENSTGKTEEAYKTMTNTIGFKLDKMKNRFKNTFTSIMNTQSGAIGENIDKIDTWLENNENKIQQWVQSIGEGVTKIINFIKSVVSFIKKHEKAITTVGVFVLSMYSVIKVIGTAKKVLTGLNNIGMLVNGTLAMTPLGWLVLAIGGAIAAGYALYRNWDMVKEKAGDLGYGVVAAMENMETGLKNIFKGIGNFFIDWVINPIIKGLNMLSFDIPEWVPKFGGKHFGFNLKTVNKFEYEGFKSLKKGKYDTKQGMVTGGGKQMLGFAKGTSYSPAGYAKIHEEGGEIRKLSSGETIIPADKSDRLLKNKTLGEDLKVDVKIYGNIYGDDEIADKVGNTVYKKVKIALENV from the coding sequence GTGGCAAAACAGATTAATACTGTACTTTCTCTAAAGGATAAAATTTCACAACCTCTAGTTAAAGTGTCCAAGAATGTAGATAAAGTAACTAGGGAAATGAAGAAATCTCAAAATCAAATTGAAAAGTGGAAAAATAAATCTGTAAAAGCAATGGATAAAGTAATTAAGAAATCGGTTAAAGTTGGAGCAGCGATAGGGGCAGCAGTTGGAACTATAGCGGTAAAAGTCGGTTTTGATGGAATGAAAGAGTTAGATGCTGCTAGTGCAAAGGTAAAGTCTATAGCCGGAAATTCTCTTGATCTAAAAAATATCCAAGAAGATCTATTGAAGACATCCAATAAAGCTGGTATCGCAGTTGAAATGTTGGGAGATACACAGTATTCAGCCATATCGGCAGGTATCAAGGCTAAAGATAGTGTAATGGCTAGTGTTCAAGCTAGTAAATTAGCAGTAGCGGGTTTCACTGATTCTAATAGTGCTTTATCCGTAATGGCTAGTACAATGAATGTATTTGGCATGGAAGGCAAGAAGGCTATGGAGGATATATCAGATAAGCTTCTAGTCACTCAGAATCTAGGGGTTACAGATGTTCAAAAATTATCGGAGAGTTTAGGGTCCGTTACCCCAATAGCTAAAAGTGCTGGGTTATCACTTGATGATGTTTTAGGTTCTGTAGCCAGTTTAACAAAAGGCGGTCTTGAAACTTCTCAAGCTATGACTTCTTTAAAAGGCATGATGTCTAATGTTATAAAACCGTCAAAACAAGCCCAAGAGGAAGCACAAAGATTAGGATTAGATTTTAGCGTTGCAGCGATTAAAAGCAAAGGCTTTGCTAATTGGTTAGAGGAAGTGAAGAGTAAAACAAAAGGCAACACAGATAGCTTGGGTAAGCTATTTGGAAACGTCAATGCTTTAACTGGTGCATTAGCTTTAACAGGGGATGGATTTGAAGAATTTAAGGAAATCTTAGGAGAAGTAGAGAATAGTACAGGAAAAACAGAAGAAGCATACAAGACCATGACTAATACAATAGGGTTTAAATTAGACAAAATGAAAAATAGATTCAAAAATACTTTTACATCTATAATGAATACTCAATCAGGTGCTATTGGTGAAAATATAGATAAAATAGATACATGGCTAGAAAACAACGAAAATAAAATACAACAGTGGGTACAGTCTATCGGCGAAGGTGTAACAAAGATAATTAATTTTATAAAAAGTGTAGTAAGCTTTATAAAAAAACACGAAAAAGCTATAACAACTGTAGGCGTATTCGTGTTGAGTATGTATAGTGTGATTAAAGTAATAGGCACTGCTAAAAAAGTATTAACCGGATTAAATAATATAGGAATGTTGGTGAATGGCACATTAGCTATGACACCTCTTGGATGGTTGGTACTTGCGATAGGGGGAGCTATTGCAGCAGGATATGCACTATATAGAAACTGGGATATGGTAAAAGAAAAGGCTGGAGACTTAGGGTATGGAGTTGTAGCAGCTATGGAGAACATGGAAACAGGACTAAAAAACATATTCAAAGGCATAGGAAACTTCTTTATTGATTGGGTTATAAATCCTATTATTAAGGGCCTTAATATGCTTAGTTTTGATATTCCGGAGTGGGTACCTAAGTTTGGTGGAAAGCACTTTGGGTTTAACTTAAAAACCGTAAACAAGTTTGAATACGAAGGATTTAAGTCTCTTAAGAAAGGGAAATACGATACAAAGCAAGGCATGGTTACTGGTGGCGGAAAACAAATGCTAGGTTTTGCTAAGGGAACTTCCTATTCTCCAGCTGGTTATGCAAAAATCCACGAAGAAGGTGGAGAGATAAGAAAATTATCCTCAGGAGAAACAATAATACCCGCCGATAAATCTGATAGATTATTGAAGAATAAAACTCTTGGAGAAGATCTGAAAGTCGATGTAAAAATCTATGGAAATATCTATGGCGATGATGAAATTGCTGATAAGGTAGGAAATACTGTATATAAGAAAGTAAAAATAGCATTAGAAAATGTTTAG